The following are encoded in a window of Novosphingobium sp. THN1 genomic DNA:
- a CDS encoding FAD-binding protein, with protein MSGGEMTWDLEADVVVLGSGGAALTAAIAAHDHGAKEVVILERSGMVGGTTAMSGGMLWIPGNHHQLAAGIEESDEDVVAYLDSLAPGALDPETLWAFMQGGPEMLRFLEDNTPVRMASFSDFPDYQPYSPGAKPDGGRSLDNEAFSFARLGKWAARVNPSKMAYPLRGSLIEATRGTLDEATMAEREAGDYRGLGQALVGSLFLGVIERNIPVEFEKRARKLVKDGARVIGVVAEDANGKDFRVRARRGVVIATGGFEWNETLVKAFIRGPLTGPVSVPENEGDGLLMAIEAGAQLGNMQNAFWMQSALEFKPQHRNAKPNYMLGSDERARPGAILVNRKGKRFVNEAANYNALGKSLHAFEGGTHEYANLPYWLIIDQRYRDKYPLFNSLPGSPTPGYAIEAATLAELAEKAGIDPAGLEAEVARFNQMVRNGHDDDFNRGDTTYDNFYMWGDMAFDPPYRTLGMIDQAPYYAVKMEAGALGTAGGPKTNADAQVVDWSGNPIPGLYAAGNAMAAVLGEVYGGAGGTLGPGLTFGYLAGKHLGTHISNH; from the coding sequence ATGAGCGGCGGTGAGATGACGTGGGATCTCGAGGCGGATGTGGTCGTACTGGGATCAGGCGGTGCGGCGTTGACGGCCGCCATCGCAGCCCATGATCACGGCGCGAAGGAAGTGGTGATCCTCGAACGTTCTGGCATGGTCGGTGGCACCACCGCAATGTCCGGCGGGATGCTGTGGATTCCGGGCAACCATCATCAGCTGGCGGCGGGGATCGAGGAGTCCGACGAGGACGTCGTCGCCTATCTCGACAGCCTGGCGCCGGGCGCGCTCGATCCTGAAACGCTGTGGGCGTTTATGCAGGGCGGGCCGGAAATGCTGCGCTTCCTTGAAGACAATACGCCGGTGCGCATGGCCTCGTTCTCCGACTTTCCGGACTATCAGCCCTATTCGCCCGGGGCCAAGCCCGATGGCGGTCGCTCGCTCGACAACGAGGCGTTCAGCTTTGCCCGGCTGGGCAAGTGGGCGGCGCGCGTCAATCCGAGCAAGATGGCTTATCCCTTGCGCGGCAGCCTGATCGAGGCGACGCGCGGCACGCTCGACGAAGCCACGATGGCTGAGCGCGAGGCTGGTGACTATCGCGGGCTGGGGCAGGCGCTGGTCGGCTCGCTGTTCCTCGGCGTGATCGAGCGCAACATCCCGGTCGAGTTCGAGAAGCGTGCGCGCAAGCTGGTCAAGGACGGTGCGCGGGTGATCGGCGTGGTGGCCGAGGACGCGAATGGCAAGGACTTCCGCGTGCGGGCGCGGCGCGGCGTGGTCATCGCCACGGGCGGGTTCGAGTGGAACGAGACCCTGGTCAAGGCCTTCATCCGCGGACCACTGACCGGCCCGGTGAGCGTGCCCGAGAACGAAGGCGACGGCCTGCTCATGGCGATCGAGGCTGGCGCGCAGCTTGGCAACATGCAGAATGCCTTCTGGATGCAGAGCGCACTGGAGTTCAAGCCGCAGCACCGCAATGCCAAGCCCAACTACATGCTGGGTTCGGACGAGCGCGCGCGTCCCGGCGCGATCCTCGTCAATCGCAAGGGCAAGCGCTTCGTCAACGAGGCGGCGAACTACAACGCGCTGGGCAAGTCGCTCCATGCCTTCGAAGGCGGCACCCACGAATACGCGAACCTGCCGTACTGGCTGATCATCGACCAGCGCTATCGCGACAAGTACCCGCTGTTCAACTCGCTGCCGGGCTCACCGACGCCGGGTTATGCCATCGAGGCAGCGACGCTGGCGGAACTGGCGGAAAAGGCCGGCATCGATCCGGCTGGTCTTGAAGCGGAAGTTGCCCGCTTCAACCAGATGGTCCGCAACGGCCATGACGATGACTTCAACCGCGGCGACACCACTTACGACAACTTCTACATGTGGGGCGACATGGCGTTCGACCCGCCGTACCGCACGCTGGGCATGATCGATCAGGCACCGTACTATGCGGTGAAGATGGAAGCGGGCGCTCTGGGCACGGCCGGTGGCCCGAAGACCAATGCCGACGCGCAGGTGGTGGACTGGAGCGGCAACCCGATCCCGGGGCTTTATGCCGCTGGCAATGCCATGGCGGCGGTGCTCGGCGAGGTCTATGGCGGCGCGGGCGGTACGCTCGGACCGGGGCTGACCTTCGGTTATCTCGCCGGCAAGCATCTCGGCACGCATATCTCCAACCATTGA
- a CDS encoding nuclear transport factor 2 family protein, with the protein MLTADDLIARHGILNALANHSRGVDRADANLLGSAYHADATVDYGFYAGPAATLVEILAGAQKGSLPTLHRTSNCWIRVEGERATSESYVIAYVEEAELQRFVLGRYLDRLECRDGEWRLCHRTYVLDGNVNRPNSAVRADPPTGFEHFVPAGGKGAADPGRGLLAFHAASARNTTMTTSPNKEAALDAALARAEIHDLCMAYARGVDRADAELLASIFTEDSTVISGVVNGSGKDFAREITAFVSGNLEMCFHSVANEWVEVRGDEAVGEHYVIAQSVQAGTEVLTGGRYIDRYVRRDGRWLIQSRTFVADWSHSHESTMQRDGFYEALTNRGCFGRQDPVYAHWAG; encoded by the coding sequence GTGTTGACTGCCGATGATCTGATCGCGCGCCATGGCATTCTCAATGCGCTGGCCAATCACAGCCGGGGCGTGGATCGGGCGGATGCGAACCTGCTGGGTTCGGCCTATCATGCCGATGCGACGGTGGATTACGGGTTCTATGCCGGGCCTGCCGCGACGCTGGTGGAGATTCTGGCGGGCGCGCAGAAGGGCTCCCTGCCGACGCTGCATCGCACGTCCAACTGCTGGATCAGGGTCGAGGGCGAGCGGGCGACTTCGGAGTCCTATGTGATCGCCTATGTCGAGGAAGCGGAGCTGCAGCGGTTCGTGCTGGGGCGCTATCTTGACCGGCTTGAGTGTCGCGATGGGGAATGGCGGCTGTGCCATCGGACCTATGTGCTCGACGGCAATGTGAACCGCCCGAACAGCGCCGTGCGCGCCGATCCGCCGACAGGCTTTGAACATTTCGTCCCCGCAGGCGGCAAAGGCGCCGCCGATCCGGGCCGGGGGCTGCTCGCCTTCCACGCCGCAAGTGCAAGGAATACAACGATGACCACGTCACCGAACAAGGAAGCCGCGCTGGATGCGGCGCTCGCCCGCGCCGAGATCCACGATCTGTGCATGGCCTATGCGCGCGGGGTGGACCGGGCCGATGCCGAATTGCTCGCCTCGATCTTCACCGAGGATTCCACGGTGATTTCGGGCGTGGTCAACGGATCGGGCAAGGACTTTGCCCGCGAGATCACCGCGTTCGTTTCCGGCAATCTGGAGATGTGCTTCCATTCGGTGGCCAACGAATGGGTCGAGGTGCGCGGCGATGAAGCGGTGGGCGAGCATTACGTGATCGCGCAATCGGTGCAGGCCGGGACCGAGGTGCTGACCGGCGGGCGCTATATCGACCGCTATGTGCGCCGCGACGGTCGCTGGCTGATCCAGAGCCGCACCTTCGTGGCCGACTGGAGCCATTCGCACGAGTCCACGATGCAGCGCGACGGCTTCTACGAGGCGCTGACCAACCGGGGCTGCTTCGGTCGGCAGGACCCGGTCTATGCCCACTGGGCGGGTTGA
- a CDS encoding SRPBCC family protein, which translates to MSIRGHVPLPMDGRDPSHLRGDPITGDRYFSAEFAKKEWDHMWTRIWHIAGRTAEIPEAGDFLVHNFMKESVIAVRQEDGSVRAFYNSCGHRGMRMVHDSSSVEAFHCPYHGWKWGIDGVLEHAQDADVDFKAGNPCGKLKLKELRCDSWGGFVWYSMSDDSPSLMDFLEPMPELYKNYPMDKAVRVAWYRIEINANWKFVTDNFSESYHTRTAHPQVPPWIDQDVDSARHEMWPKGHGRTVQPMRPSLSDRPEGGGNAMFEAELAKWDIDPASYATYEDFAMQGWLDLKAAKQKLWREKGYLHYEHMDDEEITDSPHTVMFPNVTISFLPDNLILFRSEPHATDPEKCYFDLWCMAFPVEGQTEVQSIMAGMKPLREVAECEHRVFDGGRGVPELAGQIVYQDMELAEAMQAGMHSRGYTDAYLSDQETRIRFFHEVLNDWIEGRQGR; encoded by the coding sequence ATGAGCATTCGCGGACATGTTCCCCTGCCGATGGACGGGCGCGATCCTTCGCACCTGCGCGGCGATCCGATCACCGGTGACCGGTACTTCTCCGCCGAGTTCGCGAAGAAGGAATGGGACCACATGTGGACGCGCATCTGGCACATTGCCGGGCGCACGGCCGAAATTCCCGAAGCGGGCGATTTCCTCGTCCACAACTTCATGAAGGAATCGGTGATCGCGGTCCGCCAGGAGGATGGCTCGGTCCGCGCGTTCTACAATTCCTGCGGCCATCGCGGCATGCGCATGGTCCACGATTCCAGCTCGGTCGAGGCGTTCCATTGCCCTTACCACGGCTGGAAGTGGGGCATCGACGGGGTGCTGGAACATGCCCAGGACGCCGATGTCGATTTCAAGGCGGGCAACCCCTGCGGCAAGCTGAAGCTGAAGGAGCTGCGCTGCGACAGCTGGGGCGGGTTCGTGTGGTATTCGATGTCGGACGACAGTCCTTCGTTGATGGACTTCCTCGAGCCGATGCCAGAGCTGTACAAGAACTACCCGATGGACAAGGCCGTGCGGGTGGCGTGGTACCGGATCGAGATCAACGCCAACTGGAAGTTCGTCACCGACAACTTCTCGGAAAGCTACCACACCCGCACCGCGCACCCGCAAGTGCCGCCGTGGATCGATCAGGACGTGGACTCTGCAAGGCACGAAATGTGGCCCAAGGGCCATGGCCGGACGGTGCAACCGATGCGGCCCTCGCTGTCGGACCGACCCGAGGGCGGCGGCAACGCGATGTTCGAGGCCGAGCTGGCCAAGTGGGACATCGATCCCGCGTCTTACGCGACCTATGAGGACTTCGCGATGCAGGGCTGGCTTGATCTCAAGGCGGCCAAGCAGAAGCTGTGGCGCGAGAAGGGCTATCTCCACTACGAGCACATGGACGACGAGGAAATCACCGACAGCCCGCACACGGTGATGTTCCCCAACGTGACGATCAGCTTCCTGCCCGACAACCTGATCCTGTTCCGCAGCGAACCGCACGCGACCGATCCGGAGAAGTGCTACTTCGACCTGTGGTGCATGGCCTTCCCGGTGGAAGGTCAGACCGAGGTCCAGTCGATCATGGCGGGGATGAAGCCCTTGCGCGAAGTGGCCGAATGCGAACACCGCGTGTTCGACGGCGGGCGAGGGGTGCCGGAACTGGCCGGGCAAATCGTCTATCAGGACATGGAACTGGCCGAGGCGATGCAGGCGGGGATGCACTCGCGCGGGTACACCGACGCCTACCTCTCGGATCAGGAAACGCGCATCCGGTTCTTCCATGAAGTGCTGAATGACTGGATCGAGGGGCGGCAGGGCCGCTGA
- a CDS encoding sensor histidine kinase — MRAAILLRLHMPKGQWGMHPGRQKGEAHLFGRWPFSLCHVFMGQPVHGVLSAFGLIALALVVRIAMGTPPPAPLLPFYPSIVIATFLGGRLPGYTAAFLAWLCAGYLFLDPGAGLEMQPGAPLAMLVYIPSTIIVLEVVHSLCTGAMNLIAAKAALEREGRDQAEQKAHLLGVIDELQAIYDEAPVGVGLLDGDLKFARINTALAEMNGFSTEEHLGKSVWDLLPDLRSSAEPLLRKVLESGEVLRGVEITGETPAQPGEKRTWSEVFYPVHGADGFRRGVGIFCVEITDLKQAREREDLLTREVDHRAKNLLAVVQSIVQMMKAQGTVSDFKEALMGRIAAISRAHSHLSENRWNGVRLQALIEDELTPYGIDFALGDETSNLILTSATAQALGMVLHELATNSAKYGALSTHGSVEVTCTSTSRDDAALVLRWAETGGPPVSEPSVRGFGTRLIERSVTHGIGGELDYQFRPEGVFCAISIPRTVLR; from the coding sequence ATGCGCGCAGCCATCCTGCTGCGCCTGCACATGCCGAAAGGGCAATGGGGGATGCATCCGGGTCGCCAGAAGGGCGAAGCGCACCTGTTTGGCCGGTGGCCGTTCTCGCTCTGCCACGTCTTCATGGGCCAGCCGGTCCATGGCGTGCTGTCGGCGTTCGGCCTGATTGCGCTTGCTCTTGTGGTTCGCATCGCCATGGGCACGCCGCCGCCTGCGCCGCTCCTGCCTTTCTATCCATCCATTGTCATCGCGACGTTTCTTGGCGGCCGCCTGCCGGGGTACACGGCGGCATTCCTCGCGTGGTTGTGTGCCGGTTACCTATTCCTCGATCCCGGCGCTGGTCTCGAAATGCAGCCGGGCGCGCCGCTCGCCATGCTGGTTTACATCCCCAGCACCATAATCGTCCTCGAAGTCGTGCACTCGCTCTGCACCGGCGCGATGAACCTCATCGCGGCCAAAGCGGCGCTTGAACGCGAAGGTCGCGATCAGGCGGAACAGAAGGCCCATCTGCTGGGCGTGATCGACGAGTTGCAGGCGATCTATGACGAGGCCCCTGTCGGCGTGGGCCTGCTTGATGGGGATCTCAAGTTCGCGCGCATCAACACGGCGCTGGCCGAGATGAACGGCTTTTCGACAGAGGAGCATCTCGGAAAGAGCGTCTGGGACCTTCTCCCCGACCTGCGCTCCTCGGCCGAACCGCTGCTGCGCAAGGTCCTGGAAAGCGGCGAAGTGCTGCGCGGGGTCGAGATCACCGGCGAAACCCCGGCGCAGCCTGGCGAGAAGCGCACCTGGTCGGAGGTGTTCTACCCCGTCCACGGCGCGGACGGTTTCCGCCGCGGCGTCGGTATCTTCTGCGTCGAGATCACCGATCTGAAGCAGGCGCGCGAACGGGAAGACCTGCTCACACGCGAAGTCGATCACCGCGCGAAGAATCTGCTCGCGGTGGTCCAGTCGATCGTCCAGATGATGAAGGCGCAGGGCACTGTCAGCGATTTCAAGGAAGCCCTGATGGGGCGCATCGCCGCCATCAGCCGCGCCCACAGCCACCTTTCGGAGAACCGCTGGAACGGCGTGAGGTTGCAGGCCCTGATCGAAGACGAACTGACCCCTTACGGGATCGACTTCGCGCTCGGGGACGAAACCTCTAACCTCATTCTCACGTCGGCCACCGCCCAGGCGCTCGGCATGGTTCTGCACGAGCTGGCAACCAATTCGGCAAAGTACGGCGCGCTTTCAACGCATGGCAGCGTTGAGGTTACCTGCACCAGCACGTCCAGAGATGACGCGGCTCTGGTGCTGAGGTGGGCCGAAACGGGTGGTCCACCCGTCTCGGAACCGTCCGTACGCGGTTTCGGAACGCGCCTGATAGAGCGGTCCGTCACCCACGGTATCGGAGGGGAACTGGATTACCAGTTCCGCCCCGAAGGCGTATTCTGCGCCATCAGCATTCCGCGCACGGTACTGCGATAG
- a CDS encoding Lrp/AsnC family transcriptional regulator, whose product MHKPGLTSVDLDDYDRKILKVLQADGRIPVTALAEKVGLSKTPCQVRLKRLVEGGVIRGFAAQVDYARLGMDHIAFAEVKLSDTRDKALAEFNAGVLRIPEIEECHMIASSFDYLLKVRTPDIRRYRTVLGEKISSLPHVASTSTFVAMETVKE is encoded by the coding sequence ATGCACAAACCCGGCCTTACTTCGGTCGATCTGGACGATTACGATCGCAAGATCCTCAAGGTCCTGCAGGCCGACGGCCGCATTCCCGTCACCGCGCTTGCCGAAAAGGTCGGCCTGTCCAAGACCCCCTGCCAGGTCCGCCTCAAGCGGCTGGTCGAAGGCGGCGTAATCCGCGGCTTTGCCGCCCAGGTCGATTACGCGCGCCTCGGCATGGACCACATCGCATTCGCCGAAGTGAAACTGTCCGACACCCGCGACAAGGCCCTCGCCGAATTCAACGCCGGCGTCCTGCGCATCCCCGAGATCGAGGAATGCCACATGATCGCCAGCAGCTTCGACTACCTCCTGAAAGTCCGCACCCCCGACATCCGCCGCTATCGCACGGTGCTGGGTGAAAAGATCTCCAGCCTGCCCCACGTGGCAAGCACATCGACCTTCGTGGCGATGGAGACGGTGAAGGAGTAA